The Leisingera caerulea DSM 24564 genome contains a region encoding:
- the prpE gene encoding propionate-CoA ligase PrpE, whose amino-acid sequence MGYQDTYAAWKQDPEGFWMEAAKQISWDEAPKQALFDKGEGLYEWFADAKVNTCYNAVDRHVEEGRGEQTAIIYDSPVTHTKREISYVELRNRVATLAGALRAKGVEKGDRVIIYMPMIPEALEAMLACARIGAVHSVVFGGFASNELAVRIDDAKPKAIIAASCGIEPGRIVHYKPLLDGAIDLAEHKPEFCVIFQREQEVAELIPGRDVNWHGFQYGVEPAECVPVEGNHPSYILYTSGTTGQPKGVIRHTAGQLVALNWTMKNIYNVDPGDVFWAASDVGWVVGHSYICYGPLIHGNTTIVFEGKPVGTPDAGTFWRVISEHKVKSFFTAPTAFRAVKREDPKGEFVKKYDLSCLEQVYLAGERADPDTITWAQEQLKVPVVDHWWQTETGWSIAANPLGIEELPTKLGSPAVPMPGYEVDILDEGGNPVAAGELGAIAVKLPLPPGTLPTLWNAEDRFKKSYLTTFPGYYETGDAGMKDEDGYLYIMARTDDVINVAGHRLSTGGMEEVLAGHPDVAECAVIGVADSLKGQMPVGFLCLNSGADRDHGEVVSEVVKLVREKIGPVAAFKLAVVVDRLPKTRSGKILRGTMVNIADGTPWKMPATIDDPAILDEITAALQSIGYAK is encoded by the coding sequence ATGGGATATCAGGATACTTACGCCGCGTGGAAACAGGACCCGGAAGGTTTCTGGATGGAAGCCGCCAAGCAAATCAGCTGGGACGAGGCCCCCAAGCAGGCGCTGTTTGACAAGGGCGAGGGCCTTTATGAATGGTTTGCCGATGCCAAGGTGAACACCTGCTACAACGCTGTCGACCGCCACGTCGAAGAAGGCCGCGGCGAGCAGACCGCAATCATCTACGACAGCCCGGTCACCCATACCAAGCGTGAAATCTCCTATGTCGAGCTCAGGAACCGTGTCGCCACCCTGGCCGGCGCGCTGCGCGCCAAGGGCGTCGAGAAGGGCGACCGCGTCATCATCTATATGCCGATGATCCCCGAGGCGCTGGAAGCGATGCTGGCCTGCGCCCGCATCGGCGCGGTGCATTCGGTGGTGTTCGGCGGTTTTGCTTCCAACGAACTCGCCGTGCGCATCGACGATGCCAAGCCCAAGGCGATCATCGCCGCTTCCTGCGGCATCGAGCCGGGCCGGATCGTGCATTACAAGCCGCTGCTGGACGGTGCCATCGACCTGGCGGAGCATAAGCCCGAGTTCTGCGTGATCTTTCAGCGCGAACAGGAAGTGGCGGAGCTGATCCCGGGCCGCGATGTGAACTGGCACGGCTTCCAGTACGGTGTCGAACCGGCCGAATGCGTGCCGGTCGAGGGCAACCACCCCTCCTACATCCTCTACACCTCCGGCACCACCGGCCAGCCCAAGGGGGTGATCCGCCACACCGCGGGCCAGCTGGTGGCGCTGAACTGGACCATGAAGAACATCTATAACGTCGATCCCGGCGATGTGTTCTGGGCGGCCTCGGACGTGGGCTGGGTCGTCGGCCACAGCTATATCTGCTACGGGCCGCTGATCCACGGCAACACCACCATCGTCTTCGAGGGCAAGCCCGTCGGCACGCCGGATGCGGGCACCTTCTGGCGGGTGATTTCCGAGCATAAGGTGAAAAGCTTTTTCACCGCCCCCACCGCCTTCCGCGCGGTGAAGCGGGAGGATCCCAAGGGCGAATTCGTCAAGAAATACGATCTGAGCTGCCTTGAGCAGGTCTATCTGGCGGGCGAACGTGCGGACCCCGACACCATCACCTGGGCGCAGGAACAGCTGAAGGTGCCGGTGGTCGACCACTGGTGGCAGACAGAAACCGGCTGGTCGATTGCCGCCAACCCGCTGGGGATCGAGGAGCTGCCGACCAAGCTCGGCTCGCCTGCGGTGCCGATGCCGGGCTATGAAGTGGATATCCTTGACGAGGGCGGCAACCCGGTTGCCGCGGGCGAGCTGGGCGCGATTGCCGTGAAACTGCCGCTGCCGCCGGGCACGCTGCCGACCCTGTGGAACGCCGAGGACCGCTTTAAAAAGAGCTACCTGACCACCTTCCCCGGCTACTATGAGACCGGCGATGCCGGCATGAAAGACGAGGACGGCTACCTTTACATCATGGCGCGCACCGATGACGTGATCAACGTGGCGGGCCACCGGCTGTCGACCGGCGGCATGGAAGAAGTGCTGGCAGGCCATCCGGACGTTGCCGAATGCGCCGTGATCGGCGTGGCGGACAGCCTTAAGGGGCAGATGCCGGTGGGCTTCCTGTGCCTGAACTCGGGCGCGGACCGCGACCACGGCGAAGTGGTGTCCGAGGTCGTGAAACTGGTGCGGGAGAAGATCGGCCCGGTGGCCGCCTTCAAGCTGGCGGTTGTGGTGGACCGGCTGCCCAAAACCCGCTCCGGCAAGATCCTGCGCGGCACGATGGTGAACATCGCCGATGGAACGCCCTGGAAGATGCCCGCAACCATCGACGATCCAGCCATCCTGGACGAGATCACCGCGGCGCTGCAGAGCATCGGCTACGCCAAATAA
- a CDS encoding amidase family protein, with product MTKPDIWRLSATELTALTRAGDLSAEDAIQASIDRMNAVNPALNAVVEDLSAEALERARALDKAREGGAEPGPLHGVPVTIKINIDQTGHATSNGVVALKDLIAPADAPVVENLHKAGAVVIGRTNTPEFSFRADTDNPLHGRTYNPWGRHISPGGSSGGAGAAVMAGIGALAHGNDIGGSLRFPAAANGAVTVKPGLGRVPAWNPSQTAERGLLAQLMSVQGLITRTAEDLHLSMASLIAADPRDPFHVPGPWRGAALEGPVRVAFTKNTHGYELHPEVEAALDFARDALADAGYVVEEVEPPNVFEAGRTGYRALMGEIYALMKQDVDAAGSQTVRDIFAVYFQEFPPFAGDELLQMMAKRTHYARQWSLFMEEYPLVLSPFLPQPFFRPDRDTEGAEGVHEVLGCAVYSYAMNYLGLPAASVPARLAQLTNGPQPINVQIAARRWREDLAVDACAAIEARAGRMCLPLWEKMQAGSA from the coding sequence ATGACGAAACCGGACATCTGGCGCTTAAGCGCCACCGAACTGACCGCACTGACCCGCGCCGGGGATCTGAGCGCAGAGGACGCAATCCAGGCCTCAATTGACCGGATGAATGCGGTGAACCCGGCCTTGAACGCAGTCGTCGAGGACCTGAGCGCGGAGGCGCTGGAGCGTGCGCGCGCGCTCGACAAGGCGCGTGAGGGCGGCGCTGAGCCAGGCCCGCTGCACGGGGTGCCGGTGACCATCAAAATCAACATCGACCAGACGGGCCACGCCACCTCAAACGGGGTCGTTGCGCTGAAAGACCTGATCGCCCCGGCGGACGCCCCAGTCGTGGAAAACCTGCACAAGGCCGGCGCGGTGGTGATCGGGCGGACCAACACGCCGGAGTTCTCCTTTCGCGCCGACACCGACAATCCGCTGCACGGGCGCACCTATAACCCCTGGGGGCGGCATATTTCCCCTGGCGGCTCCTCCGGCGGTGCGGGGGCGGCCGTGATGGCCGGGATCGGTGCACTGGCCCATGGCAATGACATCGGCGGCAGCTTGCGCTTTCCCGCCGCCGCCAATGGCGCGGTTACAGTAAAGCCGGGCTTGGGCCGGGTGCCGGCCTGGAATCCCAGCCAGACGGCGGAACGCGGGCTGCTGGCGCAGCTGATGTCAGTGCAGGGGCTGATCACCCGCACGGCAGAGGACCTGCACTTGTCGATGGCTTCGCTGATTGCCGCCGATCCGCGCGACCCGTTCCATGTGCCCGGCCCATGGCGCGGCGCGGCGCTGGAGGGGCCGGTTCGGGTGGCCTTCACCAAGAACACCCACGGCTACGAGCTGCATCCGGAAGTCGAAGCTGCGCTGGACTTTGCGCGCGATGCCCTGGCGGATGCGGGTTACGTTGTCGAAGAAGTGGAGCCTCCGAATGTCTTTGAGGCCGGACGCACCGGCTACCGCGCGCTGATGGGCGAGATCTATGCGCTGATGAAGCAGGATGTGGATGCCGCCGGCTCGCAGACTGTACGGGATATCTTTGCCGTCTACTTTCAGGAGTTTCCGCCGTTTGCCGGCGATGAGCTTCTGCAGATGATGGCCAAGCGCACCCATTACGCGCGGCAATGGTCGCTGTTCATGGAAGAGTATCCGCTGGTGCTGTCGCCCTTCCTGCCGCAGCCTTTCTTCCGGCCCGACCGCGACACCGAAGGCGCTGAAGGTGTGCATGAGGTGCTGGGCTGCGCGGTTTACTCCTATGCGATGAATTACCTCGGCCTGCCTGCGGCCTCCGTCCCGGCCCGGCTGGCGCAGCTGACCAATGGCCCGCAGCCGATCAACGTGCAGATCGCCGCCCGCCGCTGGCGCGAGGATCTGGCCGTGGATGCCTGCGCCGCGATCGAGGCCCGTGCCGGCCGCATGTGCCTGCCCCTGTGGGAGAAGATGCAGGCCGGTTCCGCCTGA
- a CDS encoding NAD kinase, with the protein MGLRIAFLASEVEVAQEALAELTRRYGHVPPEEADVIVALGGDGFMLRTLHSMVNHPAPVYGMNRGTVGFLMNEYREDGLIERLGDAVQEIINPLSMTAMDRRGEVHKALAINEVSLLRAGPQAARLKVSVDGRVRMEELVCDGALVSTPAGSTAYNYSAHGPILPIGADVLALTAIAAFRPRRWRGALLPSNAMVRFDVLEADKRPVMADADSISVADIDWVEIRTDPEVRHKILFDPGHGLEERLISEQFT; encoded by the coding sequence ATGGGTTTGAGAATCGCCTTTCTGGCCAGCGAAGTGGAGGTTGCCCAGGAAGCCCTCGCCGAACTGACCCGCCGTTATGGCCATGTGCCCCCCGAAGAGGCGGATGTAATTGTGGCGCTCGGCGGGGACGGGTTCATGCTGCGCACACTGCACAGCATGGTAAACCACCCGGCGCCGGTTTACGGCATGAACCGCGGCACTGTCGGCTTTCTGATGAATGAATACCGTGAAGACGGGCTGATCGAGCGGCTTGGGGATGCGGTTCAGGAGATCATCAACCCGCTGTCGATGACCGCGATGGACCGCCGCGGCGAGGTTCACAAGGCGCTGGCGATCAACGAGGTGTCGCTGCTGCGCGCCGGCCCGCAGGCGGCACGGCTCAAGGTGTCGGTGGATGGCCGGGTCCGGATGGAGGAGCTGGTTTGCGACGGGGCGCTGGTGTCGACACCGGCGGGCTCCACCGCCTACAACTACTCGGCGCATGGGCCGATCCTGCCGATCGGGGCCGATGTGCTTGCGCTCACTGCCATTGCCGCCTTCCGCCCACGGCGCTGGCGCGGCGCGCTTTTGCCCAGCAACGCGATGGTGCGCTTTGACGTGCTGGAGGCCGACAAGCGCCCGGTGATGGCCGATGCGGACTCGATCTCGGTGGCCGATATCGACTGGGTCGAGATCCGCACGGATCCGGAAGTCCGCCACAAGATTCTGTTCGATCCTGGCCATGGGCTGGAGGAAAGGCTTATTTCCGAGCAGTTTACTTAA
- the glyA gene encoding serine hydroxymethyltransferase, producing the protein MTEATRDPGFFTQSLAERDPELYASITAELGRQRDEIELIASENIVSAAVMEAQGSVLTNKYAEGYPGRRYYGGCQYVDVAENLAIDRAKQLFGCEFANVQPNSGSQANQGVFQALLKPGDTILGMDLASGGHLTHGAAPNQSGKWFNAVHYGVRKSDNLIDYDQIQALATEHRPKLIIAGGSAIPRQIDFAKFREIADSVGAYFMVDMAHIAGLIAAGEHPSPFPHAHVATTTTHKTLRGPRGGMIVTNDEAIAKKVNSAIFPGIQGGPLMHVIAGKAAAFGEALKPEFKEYQKQVRANAAALADQLIKGGLDIVTGGTDTHVMLVDLRPKGVTGNIADKALGRAHITTNKNGIPFDPEKPTVTSGLRLGTPAGTTRGFGEAEFRQIADLIIEVIDGLAANGEDGNADVEASVRAKVADLCAKFPLYPNL; encoded by the coding sequence ATGACTGAAGCGACCCGTGATCCCGGCTTTTTCACCCAATCCCTCGCCGAGCGCGATCCTGAGCTTTATGCCTCGATCACCGCGGAACTGGGCCGCCAGCGCGACGAGATCGAGCTGATTGCCTCCGAGAACATCGTCTCTGCCGCGGTGATGGAAGCGCAAGGCTCTGTCCTCACCAACAAATACGCCGAAGGCTACCCGGGGCGCCGCTACTACGGCGGCTGCCAGTATGTCGACGTCGCCGAAAACCTGGCGATCGACCGCGCCAAGCAGCTCTTTGGCTGCGAATTCGCCAACGTGCAGCCGAACTCCGGCAGCCAGGCGAACCAGGGCGTGTTCCAGGCCCTGCTGAAGCCCGGCGACACCATCCTGGGCATGGATCTGGCCTCCGGCGGCCACCTGACCCACGGCGCGGCGCCGAACCAGTCGGGCAAGTGGTTCAACGCGGTGCATTACGGCGTGCGCAAAAGCGACAACCTGATCGACTACGACCAGATCCAGGCGCTGGCCACCGAGCACCGGCCCAAGCTGATCATCGCCGGCGGCTCCGCCATCCCGCGCCAGATCGACTTTGCCAAGTTCCGTGAAATCGCGGACAGCGTCGGCGCCTACTTCATGGTCGACATGGCCCATATCGCGGGCCTGATCGCCGCCGGTGAGCACCCCTCGCCGTTCCCGCATGCGCATGTCGCCACCACCACCACCCACAAGACCCTGCGCGGCCCCCGCGGCGGCATGATCGTGACCAACGACGAGGCGATCGCCAAGAAAGTGAACTCGGCGATTTTCCCGGGCATCCAGGGCGGCCCGCTGATGCATGTGATCGCCGGCAAGGCGGCGGCCTTCGGCGAGGCGCTGAAGCCGGAGTTCAAAGAATATCAAAAGCAGGTGCGGGCGAACGCGGCGGCGCTGGCGGACCAGCTGATCAAGGGCGGCCTGGACATCGTGACCGGCGGCACCGACACCCATGTGATGCTGGTCGACCTGCGGCCCAAGGGCGTGACCGGCAACATCGCCGACAAGGCGCTGGGCCGCGCCCACATCACCACCAACAAGAACGGCATCCCGTTCGACCCGGAAAAGCCGACCGTGACCTCCGGCCTGCGCCTGGGCACGCCTGCCGGCACCACCCGCGGCTTCGGCGAGGCTGAGTTCCGCCAGATCGCCGACCTGATCATCGAGGTGATCGACGGCCTGGCGGCCAACGGTGAGGACGGCAACGCGGATGTGGAAGCATCCGTCCGCGCGAAAGTCGCAGACCTCTGCGCCAAATTCCCGCTGTACCCGAACCTGTAA
- a CDS encoding alpha/beta fold hydrolase: MLNSITHGSATGKPPLLIAHGLYGSARNWGVIAKRLSDERQVIAVDMRNHGDSPRTDSHTYPELAEDLAGVIAAHGGQMDVIGHSMGGKAAMMLALNHPEAVRRLVVADIAPVAYGHSQIQYIHAMKSLDLEAIERRPEAAAQLAEAGVDPALQSFFTQSLDLPNKRWKLNLDTLADQMPNIMSFPQTEASWDGPALFLSGSESDYVLPEHRDEIRTRFPAARFAKLPGAGHWLHAEKPREFEAAARVFLNA, translated from the coding sequence ATGCTGAACTCGATCACTCATGGCTCTGCCACCGGAAAACCGCCGCTTCTGATTGCCCATGGGCTTTATGGGTCCGCCCGCAACTGGGGCGTCATCGCCAAACGCCTGTCGGATGAGCGGCAGGTGATTGCGGTGGACATGCGTAACCACGGCGACAGCCCGCGCACGGACAGCCACACCTATCCGGAGCTGGCAGAGGACCTGGCCGGGGTGATCGCGGCCCATGGCGGGCAAATGGATGTGATCGGCCATTCGATGGGCGGCAAGGCCGCGATGATGCTGGCGCTGAATCACCCGGAGGCGGTGCGGCGGCTGGTGGTTGCCGACATTGCGCCGGTGGCTTACGGCCATAGCCAGATCCAGTACATCCATGCGATGAAGTCGCTGGATCTGGAGGCCATTGAGCGCCGCCCCGAGGCCGCAGCCCAACTGGCCGAGGCCGGGGTGGATCCGGCGCTGCAGAGCTTCTTCACCCAGTCGCTGGACCTGCCGAACAAGCGCTGGAAGCTGAACCTGGACACGCTGGCGGACCAGATGCCGAACATCATGTCTTTCCCGCAGACCGAGGCATCCTGGGACGGCCCTGCCCTGTTCCTGTCAGGCTCCGAGTCGGATTATGTGCTGCCCGAACACCGGGACGAGATCCGCACGCGCTTTCCCGCCGCCCGCTTTGCCAAGCTTCCCGGCGCGGGCCATTGGCTGCACGCCGAGAAGCCGCGGGAGTTCGAAGCTGCCGCGCGGGTGTTCCTCAACGCCTAG
- a CDS encoding sterol desaturase family protein, with protein sequence MHGTLPDREADRWHYRPNGPVPLNPLFSWPPRPAAVFAWYRGAWMEITSLTVCFLLALAVYVWLLPPLAGMAAFRPGWMLQVWLANLLPQAAVAGGLHWWLYMRKGQGMRKKFDKRDLSRGNGTFTFKNQVLDNIWWTLGSAITVATVYQWGIYWLMANGWVPVVTFAEAPVWCVVWMLFIPMWSGLHFYWVHRLEHHPRLYKHVHAVHHRNVNTGPWSGISNHWYENLLYFTTYFIHLIVPSHPLHLAFHAMFQQISPVLSHSGFERVIAGETEAAKAGDFFHQLHHRYFECNYGTSEIPFDKWFGTYHDGSAAATDRTRAFKKQMYTR encoded by the coding sequence ATGCACGGCACACTCCCCGACCGCGAGGCAGACCGCTGGCATTACCGCCCCAACGGACCTGTGCCGCTCAACCCGCTGTTCAGCTGGCCGCCGCGCCCGGCGGCGGTTTTCGCCTGGTACCGCGGCGCCTGGATGGAAATCACATCGCTGACGGTCTGCTTCCTGCTGGCGCTGGCGGTCTATGTGTGGCTGCTGCCGCCGCTGGCGGGGATGGCGGCGTTCCGCCCAGGCTGGATGCTGCAGGTCTGGCTTGCCAACCTGCTGCCGCAGGCGGCTGTTGCCGGCGGGCTGCACTGGTGGCTGTACATGCGCAAGGGCCAGGGGATGCGGAAGAAGTTCGACAAGCGCGACCTGTCCCGGGGCAACGGTACCTTCACCTTCAAGAACCAGGTTCTGGACAATATCTGGTGGACCCTCGGTAGCGCCATCACCGTGGCGACGGTCTATCAGTGGGGCATCTACTGGCTGATGGCCAATGGCTGGGTGCCGGTTGTGACTTTTGCCGAAGCCCCGGTCTGGTGCGTGGTCTGGATGCTGTTCATCCCGATGTGGTCCGGCCTGCATTTCTATTGGGTGCACCGGCTGGAACATCACCCGCGGCTCTATAAACACGTCCACGCGGTGCATCACCGCAACGTCAATACAGGCCCGTGGTCAGGGATCTCCAACCACTGGTATGAAAACCTGCTGTATTTCACCACCTATTTCATCCACCTGATCGTGCCGTCGCACCCGCTGCATCTGGCGTTTCACGCGATGTTCCAGCAGATCAGCCCGGTCCTGTCGCATTCCGGGTTTGAGCGGGTGATTGCCGGGGAAACCGAAGCCGCCAAGGCCGGGGATTTCTTCCACCAGTTGCATCACCGCTATTTCGAGTGCAACTACGGCACCTCAGAAATTCCGTTCGATAAATGGTTCGGCACCTATCACGACGGCTCTGCGGCGGCGACCGACCGGACCCGGGCCTTCAAGAAGCAAATGTATACCCGCTAG
- a CDS encoding class II aldolase and adducin N-terminal domain-containing protein, which yields MNKQADMSPNLTHWQERVDMAAAFRWTARLNMHEAVANHFSLAVNEDGTRFLMNPNQVHFARVKASGLLLLDANDPKTMQRPDAPDPTAWGLHGSIHRLCPHARCVMHVHSIHATVLACLADSTLPPIDQNTATFYNRHVVDSDFGGLAFEDEGARCASMLTDPKVKTMIMGNHGVLVIGDSVADTFNRLYYFERAAETYIRALQTGQKLRVLSDEIAEKTAQELEEYPDQADRHLAELKAILDDEGSNYAT from the coding sequence ATGAACAAGCAAGCGGACATGAGCCCGAACCTCACGCATTGGCAGGAGCGAGTCGACATGGCCGCGGCCTTCCGCTGGACCGCGCGGTTGAACATGCACGAGGCTGTGGCGAACCATTTCAGCCTCGCGGTGAATGAGGACGGCACCCGGTTCCTGATGAACCCCAACCAGGTTCATTTTGCCCGTGTAAAGGCGTCTGGCCTGTTGCTGCTGGATGCAAATGATCCCAAAACGATGCAGCGCCCCGACGCGCCGGATCCAACCGCCTGGGGGCTGCACGGCTCCATCCACCGCCTCTGTCCGCACGCGCGCTGCGTGATGCATGTGCATTCGATCCACGCCACGGTGCTGGCCTGCCTCGCCGACAGCACCCTGCCGCCGATCGACCAGAACACCGCCACCTTCTACAACCGCCATGTGGTCGACAGCGATTTCGGGGGCCTGGCATTTGAGGACGAGGGCGCCCGCTGTGCCTCGATGCTGACCGACCCCAAGGTCAAGACTATGATCATGGGCAACCACGGGGTGCTGGTGATCGGCGACAGCGTCGCGGACACATTTAACCGGCTATATTACTTCGAGCGCGCCGCGGAGACCTATATCCGTGCCTTGCAAACCGGCCAGAAGCTGCGGGTGCTGAGCGACGAGATCGCCGAGAAGACCGCGCAGGAGCTGGAGGAGTATCCGGACCAGGCCGACCGGCACCTGGCGGAGCTGAAGGCGATCCTCGACGACGAGGGCTCGAACTACGCAACCTGA
- a CDS encoding LysR family transcriptional regulator yields MQPPGPPSSSLPPLTWLRAFEASARHLSFTRAAAELNLTQSAISQHVRSLENFLGRELFIRKTRALELSEAGANYMPIVREAFDLIAAGTQAFTGGDQGRHLVLQCNMAFSVFWLSPRLPRLYERFPWLVLNIVTPIWDPERHASSAGTEIRFGRPNDMSAAAVRLTYDRFYPVCAPDYQDGAFDFGSATLLDCAGVTGSWGAWFKSQDLPFERNHEINLASTYVIAMTAALNGAGMAMSHDTLAGGLLESGQLVRASDHSAELLENYFLMPPPSHASTPASRAFLEWLEGELPPV; encoded by the coding sequence ATGCAGCCCCCCGGACCGCCGTCATCCTCCCTGCCCCCGCTCACCTGGCTGCGCGCCTTTGAGGCCAGCGCCCGGCATCTGTCGTTCACCCGCGCCGCGGCAGAGCTGAACCTGACGCAATCGGCAATCAGCCAGCATGTGCGCAGCCTGGAGAACTTTCTGGGGAGGGAGCTGTTCATCCGCAAAACCCGCGCGCTGGAGCTGTCGGAGGCCGGGGCGAATTACATGCCGATCGTGCGCGAGGCGTTCGACCTGATTGCCGCCGGCACCCAGGCCTTTACCGGCGGCGACCAGGGGCGGCATCTGGTCTTGCAGTGCAATATGGCATTCTCGGTGTTCTGGCTGTCGCCGCGCCTGCCCCGGCTTTATGAGCGCTTTCCTTGGCTGGTGCTGAATATCGTGACGCCGATCTGGGATCCGGAACGCCATGCCAGCTCTGCCGGGACAGAAATCCGTTTCGGCCGCCCGAATGACATGTCAGCGGCAGCGGTGCGGCTGACTTACGACCGGTTCTATCCGGTCTGCGCTCCTGATTATCAGGATGGCGCGTTTGATTTCGGCAGCGCAACGCTGCTGGATTGTGCAGGCGTGACAGGCTCCTGGGGCGCGTGGTTCAAGTCGCAGGACCTGCCGTTTGAACGCAATCACGAGATCAACCTGGCCTCCACTTACGTGATCGCCATGACCGCGGCGCTGAATGGTGCGGGCATGGCAATGTCGCATGACACGCTGGCGGGCGGGCTGCTGGAGAGCGGCCAGCTGGTCCGGGCCAGCGATCACTCGGCAGAGCTGCTGGAGAATTACTTTCTGATGCCGCCGCCCAGCCATGCCAGCACCCCGGCATCGCGCGCGTTTCTGGAGTGGCTGGAGGGGGAACTGCCGCCGGTTTAG
- the queC gene encoding 7-cyano-7-deazaguanine synthase QueC gives MKTIVICSGGLDSVSLAHMVAEEHQLTRLVSFDYGQRHRKELDYAAAAAKRLGVPHDIIDMRGIGAALSGSALTDDIDVPDGHYEEETMKVTVVPNRNAIMLTIAYGIAAANGDDAVATAVHGGDHFIYPDCRPAFTEAFDAMQRAALDGYADVRLYTPFVQRTKGDIVTAGAKHNTPFAETWSCYKGGERHCGRCGTCVERREAFHLAGVEDPTDYADPEFWKAAIAAKDGA, from the coding sequence ATGAAAACTATCGTTATCTGCTCGGGCGGGCTGGATTCCGTTTCGCTTGCCCATATGGTCGCTGAGGAACATCAGCTGACCCGTCTTGTCTCCTTCGATTACGGCCAGCGCCACAGGAAGGAACTCGACTATGCCGCCGCCGCAGCCAAACGGCTGGGCGTGCCGCATGACATCATCGACATGAGAGGCATAGGCGCCGCGCTTTCGGGCTCGGCCCTCACCGATGACATCGACGTGCCGGACGGCCACTACGAGGAAGAGACCATGAAGGTCACCGTGGTGCCGAACCGGAACGCGATCATGCTGACCATCGCCTATGGCATTGCTGCCGCAAACGGAGACGACGCGGTGGCAACCGCAGTGCATGGCGGTGATCACTTCATCTATCCGGACTGCCGCCCGGCCTTTACTGAGGCCTTTGATGCCATGCAGCGGGCCGCGCTGGACGGTTATGCCGACGTGCGGCTGTATACCCCGTTTGTGCAACGCACCAAGGGCGACATCGTCACCGCCGGTGCCAAGCACAACACCCCCTTTGCCGAGACCTGGTCCTGCTACAAGGGCGGCGAGAGGCACTGCGGGCGCTGCGGCACCTGCGTGGAGCGGCGCGAGGCGTTCCACTTGGCTGGGGTCGAGGATCCGACGGACTACGCCGACCCGGAGTTCTGGAAGGCGGCAATAGCCGCCAAGGACGGCGCCTGA
- the queD gene encoding 6-carboxytetrahydropterin synthase QueD produces the protein MFRITKEFHFSASHQLTHLPPDHQCARLHGHNYVVVVELAAKELNSDGFVRDYHELKPLKEYIDETFDHRHLNDVLDGHSTAENMAKHFYDWCHARWPEVAAVKVSETPKTWAEYRPEVGP, from the coding sequence ATGTTCCGGATCACCAAGGAGTTCCACTTCTCCGCCTCTCACCAGCTGACCCATCTGCCGCCGGACCACCAATGCGCCCGGCTGCACGGGCACAACTATGTCGTGGTGGTGGAGCTGGCGGCGAAGGAGCTGAACAGTGACGGCTTCGTGCGCGACTATCACGAGCTGAAGCCGCTGAAGGAGTATATCGACGAAACCTTCGACCACCGGCATCTGAATGACGTTCTGGACGGGCATTCAACAGCGGAAAACATGGCGAAGCATTTCTATGACTGGTGCCATGCGCGCTGGCCCGAAGTGGCCGCGGTGAAGGTCTCGGAGACGCCTAAGACCTGGGCGGAGTACAGGCCGGAGGTTGGGCCGTGA
- the queE gene encoding 7-carboxy-7-deazaguanine synthase QueE → MTLRIAEIFGPTIQGEGALIGEPTVFVRAGGCDYRCSWCDSMHAVDSGYRRDWAVMAPEEVMAEVRRLSGGKPLTVSISGGNPAIQDFAPVIAYGKAEGYRFACETQGSVSKPWFADLDTLVLSPKPPSSGETVDWKAFDQCLEAAQGCGQAVMKIVIFDDKDYAWAKAAAERHPELPLYLQPGNPEVDPAQPVDLQQATDRLLWLIEKVTGDGWFTPRVLPQLHVLVWGNKRGV, encoded by the coding sequence GTGACCCTGCGCATCGCTGAAATCTTCGGCCCCACCATCCAGGGCGAAGGCGCCCTGATCGGGGAGCCCACGGTGTTTGTGCGCGCAGGCGGCTGCGATTACCGCTGCTCGTGGTGCGATAGCATGCACGCGGTCGACAGCGGCTACCGGCGTGACTGGGCGGTGATGGCGCCCGAGGAGGTCATGGCCGAGGTGCGCCGCCTTTCTGGCGGCAAGCCTTTGACAGTGTCGATCTCCGGCGGCAACCCGGCGATCCAGGACTTTGCCCCGGTGATCGCTTATGGCAAGGCCGAAGGCTACCGCTTTGCCTGCGAGACCCAAGGGTCGGTCAGCAAACCCTGGTTTGCGGATCTGGATACGCTGGTCCTGAGCCCTAAACCGCCCTCCAGCGGCGAAACCGTGGACTGGAAGGCCTTTGATCAATGCCTTGAGGCGGCACAGGGCTGCGGCCAGGCGGTGATGAAGATCGTGATCTTTGACGACAAGGATTACGCTTGGGCCAAGGCCGCCGCTGAACGCCACCCGGAGCTGCCGCTGTACCTGCAGCCCGGCAACCCGGAGGTCGACCCCGCCCAGCCGGTCGACTTGCAGCAGGCCACTGACCGTCTGCTGTGGCTCATCGAAAAAGTGACCGGCGACGGCTGGTTCACCCCCCGCGTCCTGCCGCAGCTGCATGTGCTGGTCTGGGGCAACAAGCGCGGCGTCTGA